A stretch of Ectothiorhodospiraceae bacterium BW-2 DNA encodes these proteins:
- a CDS encoding DUF1722 domain-containing protein, whose amino-acid sequence MEKMTLGISSCLLGERVRFDNSHKHNRYITDTLGEYFAFRPYCPEVAIGLGTPRPPLRLVRFAEEIRVRGVKDPTQDVTEALTAYGEQIGAECDQLCGYIFKSQSPSCGMERVKNYSDQGVRQGSSPGRYAAAVMAANPSLPVEEEGRLMDARLRENFIERVFIYHRWQRYWQQGLTPATLVEFHTRHKLTLLAHDELGYRELGRLVARAGSEALSTLAADYLARAMVSLKKLATPKTHTNVLQHIFGYIKDNLSREDKQELLEVFEAYRTGQVPLIVPMTLLKHYLRRYPNDYISQQYYLQPHPRELQLRNRV is encoded by the coding sequence ATGGAGAAGATGACCCTCGGAATCAGTAGCTGTCTTTTAGGCGAGCGGGTTCGGTTTGATAACTCCCATAAACACAACCGTTATATTACTGATACCCTAGGGGAGTATTTTGCCTTTCGCCCCTACTGCCCCGAGGTGGCGATTGGGTTGGGGACTCCGCGCCCGCCGCTTCGATTAGTTCGATTCGCAGAGGAGATACGGGTGAGGGGGGTCAAAGATCCGACTCAAGATGTGACTGAAGCGTTAACCGCCTATGGGGAGCAGATTGGTGCCGAGTGTGACCAGCTCTGTGGCTATATCTTCAAGAGTCAATCGCCTAGCTGCGGTATGGAGCGGGTGAAAAACTATAGTGACCAAGGTGTCCGACAGGGGAGTAGTCCCGGTCGCTATGCGGCCGCAGTGATGGCCGCTAACCCCTCTCTGCCGGTCGAGGAGGAGGGGCGGTTAATGGATGCCCGGCTTAGGGAGAACTTTATCGAGCGGGTCTTTATCTATCACCGCTGGCAGCGCTATTGGCAGCAGGGGTTAACCCCCGCGACGCTAGTCGAGTTCCATACCCGGCATAAATTGACGCTCTTAGCGCACGATGAGCTAGGCTATCGGGAGCTAGGCCGGTTGGTAGCGAGGGCGGGGAGTGAGGCGTTATCGACGCTAGCTGCGGACTATCTAGCTAGAGCGATGGTATCGCTAAAAAAATTGGCTACCCCTAAAACCCACACCAATGTATTACAACATATTTTTGGCTATATTAAGGATAACCTCAGTCGGGAGGATAAGCAGGAGCTATTGGAGGTGTTTGAGGCGTATCGTACCGGACAGGTGCCACTCATTGTGCCGATGACGCTGTTAAAACACTATCTGCGTCGCTACCCTAACGACTACATTAGCCAGCAGTACTATCTACAGCCCCATCCGCGCGAGTTACAGCTTAGAAATCGGGTTTAA
- a CDS encoding lipid-A-disaccharide synthase, producing the protein MSYRIAIIAGEPSGDRLGAAVVRAMPQLSPNIHFVGVGGELMAKAGVELLYSCHDLSVMGLVEVLRHYPRLKRKLQWTVTELQRLKPDLLLTIDYPGFNLRLATAMKRLGVPTLHYVGPQVWAWRAGRLETMKQQVDHIALLFEFELPYYQQAGLAATVVGHPMVGWVHSTLTPAEAKIFCGSSPDRPLIGLFPGSRQSEIARHLPLMVASAEKLWRNQPQRQFVLVAATEPLAREIERWLRQADCRLPLQLVSGHSYDVMRGCELIIAASGTVTLEIALMQVPMVVIYRMAAVSYAILSRLVNIPHVSLCNIVANQAIVPELIQNQANVTRLVATAEPLLRPSAAKEQQQRLATLKSMLAIGERGSENVAQLALSILVSKEK; encoded by the coding sequence ATGAGTTACCGTATCGCCATCATTGCCGGAGAGCCCTCGGGGGATCGATTAGGGGCAGCTGTGGTGCGGGCGATGCCGCAGCTATCGCCGAACATACACTTTGTTGGGGTGGGGGGGGAGCTGATGGCCAAGGCGGGCGTTGAGTTGCTCTACTCCTGTCACGACTTAAGTGTGATGGGGCTGGTCGAGGTGCTGCGCCACTACCCGCGCTTAAAAAGAAAACTACAGTGGACGGTGACTGAGTTGCAGCGGCTTAAGCCAGATCTACTGCTAACTATTGACTATCCTGGCTTTAATCTTCGCCTAGCGACGGCGATGAAGCGTCTAGGAGTGCCGACACTGCACTATGTCGGCCCACAGGTGTGGGCGTGGCGGGCGGGGCGACTAGAGACGATGAAACAGCAGGTCGATCACATAGCGCTGCTGTTTGAGTTTGAGCTACCCTACTACCAGCAAGCCGGCCTAGCGGCGACAGTCGTCGGTCATCCGATGGTGGGGTGGGTTCACTCGACCCTAACGCCCGCTGAGGCGAAAATTTTTTGCGGCAGCTCGCCAGATCGGCCACTCATTGGCCTCTTTCCCGGCAGTCGGCAGAGCGAAATTGCCCGCCATCTACCGTTAATGGTGGCTAGCGCTGAAAAGTTATGGCGCAACCAGCCGCAGCGCCAATTTGTGCTAGTAGCCGCCACCGAACCGCTAGCTAGAGAGATAGAGCGCTGGCTACGACAGGCCGATTGTCGTCTGCCGCTGCAGCTAGTCAGCGGCCACAGTTATGATGTGATGCGCGGTTGCGAGCTGATTATTGCCGCCTCCGGAACGGTGACGCTAGAGATCGCCCTCATGCAGGTGCCGATGGTGGTGATCTACCGTATGGCAGCCGTTAGCTACGCCATTTTGTCTCGTTTGGTCAACATCCCCCACGTATCACTCTGTAATATTGTGGCTAACCAAGCGATAGTCCCAGAGCTGATTCAAAATCAAGCGAATGTGACGCGCCTCGTGGCGACGGCTGAACCGCTATTACGGCCGAGCGCCGCAAAAGAGCAGCAACAACGACTCGCTACCCTTAAATCGATGTTAGCGATAGGCGAGCGTGGTAGTGAAAATGTGGCGCAATTGGCGCTATCGATCTTAGTTTCAAAGGAGAAGTGA
- a CDS encoding BLUF domain-containing protein codes for MYQIVYMSETARPLSEADLANILAKARSYNRQHDITGILLVHNNLFLQLLEGEKESVLSLMEQIATDNRHANLEVVLDVENRPRICQDWSMGFKSLDGKDLQQFGNSLTLAHLRERFANEPNILLELMASFLETD; via the coding sequence ATGTACCAAATTGTCTATATGAGCGAAACAGCCCGCCCCCTCTCTGAGGCTGATCTGGCCAATATTCTCGCCAAGGCTCGCAGCTACAATCGCCAGCACGATATCACTGGCATCTTGCTGGTTCACAATAATCTGTTTTTGCAGCTACTTGAGGGGGAGAAGGAGAGTGTGTTGTCGCTAATGGAGCAGATCGCCACCGATAATCGCCATGCCAATCTTGAGGTGGTACTAGATGTCGAAAACCGCCCCCGCATCTGTCAAGATTGGTCAATGGGCTTTAAGTCGCTCGATGGCAAGGATCTACAGCAGTTTGGCAATAGTTTAACGCTGGCGCATCTGCGTGAGCGTTTTGCGAACGAGCCCAATATCCTGTTGGAGCTAATGGCCTCTTTTTTAGAGACCGATTAA